A portion of the Homalodisca vitripennis isolate AUS2020 chromosome 2, UT_GWSS_2.1, whole genome shotgun sequence genome contains these proteins:
- the LOC124353694 gene encoding YTH domain-containing protein 1, which produces MEAMDTGDAENLSLNFGDDVGDELKLEDVEYDTRSEVTSSSSGSESSQPSISSVSSGSSLDHKGRGARHKRSRTREKKSPTPELKRPKSREKASKSYDYFTKINYLFRDARFFVIKSNNAENIALSKAKGVWSTLPQNESKLNTAFKESRNVVLVFSVKESGKFAGFARLYSESRRDVGPISWVLPPGLSAKALGGVFKVDWICRKELPFTSTMHLYNPWNEGKPVKIGRDGQEIEPRVGEELCRLFPEDEGIELTPILRKSKEAAKHIRPRSSRYRRDGYSRPSPRFSPRAPPFPSWRGRGSSFSRGPRGKYFTSGRSRLSSSGGVYKPTSSTRHRERLSLWFGSSREDRGRPFNAAAAAEAYVADYMRSLHHQLPPMPYAPPPGVFTSSSYDGIPPPPRYYDGLPLPPEYPPPPRSNGYSDKRSYDRSVDEFLWRTSERSRDRDREHHRYRERR; this is translated from the coding sequence ATGGAGGCCATGGATACTGGAGATGCAGAGAACCTGAGTTTAAATTTTGGGGATGATGTAGGTGATGAACTGAAGCTGGAAGATGTTGAATACGATACAAGAAGTGAAGTTACTTCTTCTTCTAGTGGCTCAGAATCTTCTCAGCCAAGCATTAGTTCCGTGAGTTCTGGTTCATCCTTGGATCACAAGGGGAGAGGGGCCCGACACAAGCGCAGCCGCACTAGAGAAAAGAAAAGTCCAACGCCTGAACTAAAAAGACCCAAGTCACGAGAGAAGGCTTCAAAATCATATGATTATTTCACAAAGATTAACTACTTATTTAGAGATGCTCGtttctttgttataaaaagtaataatgctGAAAACATAGCATTGTCGAAAGCTAAGGGAGTTTGGTCAACACTTCCCCAAAACGAGTCAAAATTAAATACAGCATTCAAAGAATCAAGAAATGTTGTGTTGGTATTTTCTGTTAAGGAGAGTGGCAAGTTTGCAGGTTTCGCAAGGCTATACTCTGAGTCAAGAAGAGATGTTGGTCCAATATCTTGGGTGTTACCCCCAGGTCTGTCTGCTAAAGCTCTGGGTGGTGTCTTCAAAGTAGACTGGATTTGCAGAAAAGAATTACCTTTCACTTCTACTATGCATTTGTATAATCCGTGGAATGAAGGAAAACCAGTTAAGATAGGCAGAGATGGTCAAGAAATAGAACCTAGGGTGGGAGAAGAACTGTGCAGACTGTTCCCAGAAGACGAAGGCATCGAACTGACTCCGATATTACGCAAGTCTAAAGAAGCTGCGAAACACATTCGACCTCGCAGTTCTCGATACAGAAGAGATGGTTATAGCAGACCAAGCCCTCGCTTTTCTCCACGTGCCCCACCGTTTCCCAGCTGGAGAGGAAGAGGAAGTTCCTTCAGTCGAGGCCCTCGAGGAAAGTATTTTACTTCCGGTCGAAGTCGTCTGAGCAGTAGTGGTGGAGTGTACAAGCCCACATCATCGACCCGCCATAGAGAACGACTGTCCCTGTGGTTCGGGAGCTCCAGAGAAGACAGAGGACGGCCGTTCAATGCGGCAGCAGCAGCTGAGGCCTACGTCGCCGATTATATGAGGAGTCTGCACCATCAGCTGCCACCCATGCCCTATGCCCCGCCCCCAGGGGTATTTACCTCATCCAGTTATGACGGTATCCCTCCCCCACCCCGCTACTATGATGGGCTGCCTCTTCCCCCTGAGTATCCACCTCCACCGAGAAGCAACGGCTACTCTGATAAGAGGTCATACGATCGCTCGGTCGATGAGTTTCTGTGGAGGACCAGTGAGCGCTCCAGGGATCGGGACCGAGAACATCACCGCTACCGAGAACGACGGTGA